In Caldicellulosiruptor obsidiansis OB47, a single window of DNA contains:
- the ilvN gene encoding acetolactate synthase small subunit, whose product MKYTLSVLVENHPGVLSRVAGLFSRRGFNIDSLAVGVTEDPAISRMTIVVNGDDYIVEQVTKQLNKLIDVIKIKKLNPKEAVERELALIKVNANSQTRSDIIQITEIFRANIVDVSKETLTIEISGDEDKIEALIELLKQYGIREVVRTGLIAIERGNKVITKSKSEEDE is encoded by the coding sequence GTGAAGTATACACTTTCAGTTTTGGTTGAGAACCACCCGGGTGTACTGTCCCGCGTTGCAGGACTTTTTTCAAGAAGAGGTTTTAACATAGACAGCCTTGCTGTTGGCGTAACAGAAGACCCTGCCATATCGCGCATGACAATTGTCGTAAATGGAGATGACTATATTGTTGAGCAGGTGACAAAACAGCTTAATAAACTTATTGATGTGATAAAAATTAAAAAGCTAAACCCGAAAGAGGCTGTTGAAAGGGAACTTGCGCTTATAAAGGTTAATGCTAATTCTCAAACGCGTTCAGACATTATTCAAATAACAGAGATTTTTAGAGCAAACATTGTAGATGTATCAAAAGAAACGCTTACAATTGAGATTTCAGGTGATGAAGACAAGATTGAAGCTTTAATTGAGCTTTTGAAACAATATGGTATTCGCGAGGTAGTCCGTACAGGACTTATTGCTATAGAGAGAGGAAACAAAGTAATAACAAAATCTAAGTCTGAGGAGGATGAGTAA
- the ilvC gene encoding ketol-acid reductoisomerase — MAKIFYDHDCNLDLLKDKTVAVIGFGSQGHAHALNLRDSGINVVVGLYQGSKSWAKAESHGLKVMTADEAAKVADVIMILVNDEKQPKLFKESIEPNLKEGKAIAFAHGFNIHFGQIVPPPYVDVIMIAPKGPGHTVRSQYEEGKGVPALVAVHQDYTGKALDIALAYAKGIGASRAGIIQTTFKEETETDLFGEQAVLCGGLTELIKAGFDTLVEAGYQPEIAYFECLHEMKLIVDLIWQGGLSLMRYSISDTAEYGDYMTGKRIITEETRKEMKKVLEEIQNGTFAKKWILENMAGRPEFNSIRKREQNLLIEQIGKELRKMMPWIKPIKE; from the coding sequence ATGGCAAAAATATTTTATGATCATGATTGCAATCTGGACCTACTAAAAGATAAGACAGTTGCAGTAATTGGTTTTGGAAGCCAAGGTCATGCCCATGCACTGAACTTGAGAGATTCTGGTATAAACGTAGTTGTTGGTCTTTATCAGGGCAGCAAGTCCTGGGCAAAGGCAGAAAGTCATGGACTTAAGGTTATGACAGCTGATGAGGCTGCAAAGGTTGCAGATGTAATAATGATTCTTGTAAATGACGAGAAACAGCCAAAGCTATTTAAAGAAAGCATAGAACCTAATTTAAAGGAAGGAAAGGCAATAGCATTTGCACATGGATTTAACATTCACTTTGGTCAAATAGTACCGCCACCATATGTTGATGTTATAATGATAGCTCCAAAAGGACCAGGGCATACAGTCAGAAGCCAGTACGAAGAGGGAAAAGGTGTGCCGGCATTGGTTGCTGTTCATCAGGACTACACAGGCAAAGCTCTTGATATTGCTTTGGCATATGCAAAAGGTATTGGTGCATCAAGAGCAGGAATAATTCAAACAACATTTAAAGAAGAGACTGAAACAGACCTTTTTGGTGAACAGGCAGTTTTGTGTGGAGGTCTTACAGAGCTTATCAAGGCAGGTTTTGATACACTTGTTGAAGCAGGCTACCAGCCAGAAATAGCATATTTTGAATGTCTGCACGAGATGAAACTCATAGTTGACCTTATCTGGCAGGGTGGACTTTCACTTATGCGTTATTCAATATCAGATACTGCGGAGTATGGCGATTATATGACAGGTAAGAGAATTATTACAGAAGAGACAAGAAAAGAGATGAAAAAAGTATTGGAAGAAATTCAAAATGGCACATTTGCAAAGAAATGGATATTAGAAAATATGGCTGGAAGACCGGAGTTTAACAGCATAAGAAAAAGAGAGCAAAATCTGTTAATAGAGCAGATAGGTAAGGAACTTCGAAAGATGATGCCGTGGATAAAGCCTATAAAAGAATAA
- a CDS encoding 2-isopropylmalate synthase: MGNRVIKIFDTTLRDGEQTPGVSLNVNEKLQIAKQLEKLKVDVIEAGFAIASPGDFEAIKVISENIKDAVIVSLARAVEKDIDRAYEALKNAQAPRIHTFIATSDIHMKYKLKMTEEEVLERAVAMVKYAKKYVSDVEFSCEDATRTRIEFLIKVFDAVIKAGATVINIPDTVGYTTPEEMKRIIRAIKENIPDIDKVQISVHCHNDLGLAVANSLAAVEEGVHQVECTINGLGERAGNAALEEIVMALKTRKDFYNVDVLIDTTQIYRTSKLVSSLTGIFVQPNKAIVGANAFAHESGIHQHGVLSERSTYEIIDPVSIGLPKNRMVLGKHSGRHAFEERLKELGYTDLTREEIDAAFEKFKVLADKKKVVLDKDIEALLEQKSLNIPETYELIKFQIISGNDLISTASVKIKSGEEEFEEAATGDGPVDAIFKAIDRITGLQVELDDYSIKAVTQGKDALGEVTVRIKKDGKAFLGRGLSTDILEASAKAYVNAINKMLYKISEE; the protein is encoded by the coding sequence ATGGGAAACAGAGTTATAAAAATTTTTGATACAACACTCAGAGATGGTGAGCAAACACCAGGTGTGTCTCTCAACGTCAATGAAAAACTGCAGATTGCCAAACAGCTTGAAAAACTCAAAGTTGATGTGATAGAAGCAGGTTTTGCAATAGCATCTCCAGGTGATTTTGAAGCAATAAAAGTAATATCTGAAAATATAAAAGATGCAGTTATAGTATCTCTGGCGCGAGCAGTAGAAAAGGACATAGACAGAGCTTATGAAGCACTCAAAAACGCGCAAGCGCCGAGGATTCACACCTTCATTGCAACAAGTGATATTCATATGAAATACAAGCTCAAGATGACAGAAGAGGAAGTACTTGAGAGAGCAGTTGCAATGGTAAAATATGCAAAAAAATATGTGTCAGATGTAGAGTTTTCTTGCGAAGATGCAACAAGAACAAGAATTGAATTTTTGATAAAAGTATTTGATGCAGTTATAAAAGCTGGTGCAACAGTAATAAACATTCCCGACACAGTTGGCTACACAACACCAGAAGAGATGAAAAGAATTATAAGGGCTATAAAAGAAAACATTCCTGACATTGACAAGGTTCAAATTTCAGTTCACTGCCATAACGACTTAGGACTTGCTGTTGCAAATTCACTGGCTGCTGTTGAAGAAGGTGTTCACCAGGTTGAATGTACGATAAACGGTCTTGGAGAAAGAGCAGGTAATGCTGCTTTAGAAGAAATTGTAATGGCTCTTAAAACAAGAAAAGATTTCTATAATGTTGATGTTTTGATTGACACAACTCAGATTTACAGAACAAGCAAACTTGTATCATCACTCACAGGTATATTTGTTCAGCCAAACAAAGCAATTGTTGGAGCAAATGCATTTGCGCATGAATCTGGTATACATCAGCATGGAGTACTTTCAGAAAGGTCTACTTATGAGATTATTGATCCTGTTTCAATTGGTCTTCCTAAAAACAGGATGGTTTTAGGCAAGCATTCAGGTCGTCATGCATTTGAAGAAAGGTTAAAAGAGCTTGGATACACTGACCTTACAAGAGAAGAGATTGATGCTGCATTTGAAAAGTTTAAAGTTTTGGCAGACAAAAAGAAGGTTGTGCTTGACAAAGACATAGAAGCACTTTTAGAGCAAAAATCCCTCAATATCCCAGAGACATACGAGCTTATTAAGTTCCAGATTATAAGCGGAAATGACTTGATCTCAACAGCATCTGTCAAGATAAAGTCCGGAGAAGAAGAGTTTGAAGAGGCGGCAACAGGTGATGGTCCTGTTGATGCAATCTTTAAGGCAATAGATAGAATAACAGGACTTCAGGTTGAACTTGACGATTATAGTATAAAAGCTGTGACACAAGGTAAAGATGCTCTTGGCGAGGTAACAGTCAGAATTAAGAAAGACGGCAAGGCTTTCTTGGGTCGAGGACTTTCGACCGATATTTTAGAAGCAAGTGCCAAAGCGTATGTAAATGCTATAAATAAGATGCTGTATAAAATTTCAGAAGAGTAA
- the cimA gene encoding citramalate synthase, whose protein sequence is MEDNKTIIIYDSTLRDGAQAGGISYTLEDKLKIVERLDKFGVKFIEAGNPGSNIKDQEFFARVKQMKLKNAKLIAFGSTRRVGIDVKDDPNIQSLIAADTEAVAIFGKSWDFHVIEVLRTTEDENLQMIYDTIKYLKSLGKYVVFDAEHFFDGYKNNKKYALETLKVAKEAGADSLDLCDTNGGTFPMDIYNITKEVVEMFPGTLIGIHCHNDTGMAVANSIMAVLAGARQVQGTINGYGERCGNADLITLIPNLQLKLGFKCIPDENIKHLTSLSRYVAEIANMIPNERAPYVGAYAFTHKAGMHIDAVKKNPASFEHINPEVVGNTRRIVLSEVAGRATILDKIREIDPTVTKDSPVTKEIIDELKRLENEGYQFESAEASFEMLIRKKLGLYEPFFTLKEFKVLINEPAVEYSSSAIVKIAVDGVTAITAAEGDGPVHALDSALRKALEKFYPELKEVHLVDYKVRVLNAETATAAKVRVLIESTDGKDTWSTVGVSTDIVNASWIALVDSLEYKLCKEKVK, encoded by the coding sequence GTGGAAGATAATAAGACAATCATCATCTATGATTCGACTTTAAGAGATGGAGCTCAGGCAGGTGGAATTTCATATACTCTGGAAGATAAACTCAAAATTGTAGAAAGACTTGACAAGTTTGGTGTGAAATTTATTGAGGCAGGCAATCCGGGTTCTAACATCAAAGACCAGGAGTTTTTTGCAAGGGTAAAACAAATGAAGCTTAAAAATGCAAAGCTCATCGCCTTTGGTTCAACAAGGCGAGTGGGCATTGACGTGAAAGATGACCCAAACATTCAATCATTAATTGCAGCTGATACTGAAGCTGTTGCGATTTTTGGAAAGTCATGGGATTTTCATGTAATAGAAGTGCTAAGAACAACAGAAGATGAGAATCTTCAAATGATTTATGATACAATAAAATATTTAAAGTCCTTGGGCAAATACGTTGTATTTGATGCTGAACACTTTTTTGATGGTTATAAGAATAACAAAAAGTATGCATTGGAAACTTTAAAAGTTGCAAAAGAAGCCGGGGCAGATTCTTTAGACCTTTGTGATACAAACGGTGGTACTTTCCCAATGGATATTTATAACATCACTAAGGAAGTTGTTGAGATGTTTCCTGGGACATTGATTGGAATTCACTGTCACAACGATACTGGTATGGCTGTTGCAAACTCAATCATGGCAGTTTTGGCAGGTGCTCGCCAAGTACAAGGGACTATAAATGGATATGGCGAAAGATGTGGTAATGCAGATCTTATCACACTAATTCCTAATCTTCAGTTAAAACTTGGGTTTAAATGTATCCCTGATGAGAATATAAAACACCTTACATCTCTTTCAAGGTATGTTGCAGAGATTGCCAACATGATTCCAAACGAAAGAGCACCATATGTTGGAGCGTATGCATTTACTCACAAGGCCGGAATGCACATTGATGCTGTCAAGAAAAATCCAGCTTCGTTTGAGCATATCAATCCTGAAGTTGTTGGAAATACAAGAAGGATAGTGTTGTCTGAGGTTGCAGGAAGAGCTACAATTCTTGACAAGATTCGAGAGATTGACCCGACAGTTACAAAAGACTCACCTGTTACAAAAGAGATTATTGATGAGCTAAAGCGTTTAGAAAATGAAGGGTACCAGTTTGAGTCAGCAGAAGCCTCATTTGAGATGCTAATTAGGAAAAAGCTTGGGCTTTATGAGCCATTTTTTACTCTCAAAGAGTTTAAGGTTTTAATTAACGAGCCGGCGGTGGAGTACAGTTCATCTGCAATTGTCAAAATTGCAGTAGATGGTGTTACAGCAATCACTGCTGCAGAAGGTGATGGTCCTGTTCATGCCTTAGATAGTGCTTTGAGAAAGGCTTTGGAAAAATTCTACCCAGAGCTCAAAGAGGTTCATCTTGTTGACTATAAAGTGCGAGTACTGAATGCAGAGACTGCAACTGCTGCAAAAGTAAGAGTTCTGATTGAGTCAACAGACGGAAAAGACACATGGTCAACTGTAGGTGTTTCAACCGACATTGTAAATGCAAGCTGGATTGCGCTTGTGGATTCACTGGAGTACAAGCTTTGCAAGGAAAAAGTTAAGTAA